The window AGGTCATGTCCGGGCGGCTGACGATTTCCATCAGCGCCACGCCCACGCGGTTGAGGTCGACGTAGGACATCGTCGGGTGCTGATCGTGCATCAGCTTGCCTGCGTCCTGCTCGACGTGGATGCGCTCGATGCCGATGACCTTGTCTTCGGGGATCCCGGCCTTTTCGTCGGCCTCGATGACAAGCTGCCCCTCACCCACGATCGGGTGGTAGAGCTGGCTGATCTGGTAGCCCTGCGGAAGGTCGGCGTAGAAGTAGTTCTTGCGGTCGAAACGCGAGTACTTGTTGATCTGCGCGTTGATCGCCATGCCGGTGCGCACCGCCTGGCGGATGCACTCCTTGTTGGGCACGGGCAGCATGCCGGGCATCGCCGCGTCGATCAGCGCGACCTGCGTGTTGGGTTCAGCGCCGAATTCGGTCGCCGCGCCCGAGAACAGCTTGGCCTGCGAGGAGACCTGCGCATGGACTTCAAGGCCGATCACGACCTCCCACTCGCCCGTTGCGCCCTGAATACGATAGGTGCTCATATCAATTCACTTACTTTTCGATGGGAGAACGTACAACATGACAGCCATTGGGAAGGCATACGAAATATAAGGCGCCAGTGCGAGTGTGTAGGCCAGCGAAGGATGGCCAATCACAAGCGACAACAGATACCCTAAATATAAGTTCGTAAATGATGCCCCTATAAGACAACCGAATGCGCCGGAAAATTTCAAACCCTGGAAACACAGGAGGCTCAGATCCAGCAGAAAGGTCGAAAGTGCGATGGCTGCAATGCAGCCCCCAAGCACCACCGCTCCGCTCTCAAGAAGTAAAAACTTCTCGAAATTGAAGCCCACGACCGCCCCAATAATGACTAGCCACGAATTCAGTGAAGCACTGCGAACCATCGGGGACAGGCGCTCGAAAACACCTGCTCCAGACAGTTCGCTTGCACTCACCACCACTTCTCCGGCTTGGCCGTAAACTGTGCGCGCTGCTCGAGCGCGAGACCTGCGTTGAGGACGCCCTGTTCGTCGAACGCCTTGCCGATGATCTGGAGACCCAGCGGCAGACCGTCCTTCGAGAGCCCGGCGGGCACCGACATGGCCGGAAGACCCGCGAGGCTGGCGGGGACCGAGAACACGTCGTTGAGGTACATCGAGAGCGGATCGTCGACGTTCTCGCCCAGCGCGAAGGCCGGGGTCGGGGTCGTCGGGGCAAGGATCACGTCGCATTCCTCGAAGGCCTTCTGGAAGTCCTGCGAGATGAGCGTGCGCACCTTCTGGGCCTGCGTGTAGTAGGCATCGTAGAAGCCCGCCGAGAGCACGTAGGTGCCGATCAGGATGCGGCGCTTGACCTCGTCGCCGAAACCGGCGGCGCGGGTGGCGGCGTACATGTCCTGAAGGTTCGCGCCCTCGGGAAGGTCGCGCAGGCCATAGCGCACACCGTCATAACGCGCGAGGTTCGAGGACGCCTCGGCCGGTGCGATGATGTAATAGGTCGGCAGCGCGTACTTGGTGTGCGGCAGCGAGATGTCGATGACCTTCGCGCCCGCGTCCTTGAGCCAGGCCACGCCCTGGTCCCACAGCGCGACGATTTCGGCGTCCATCCCGTCCATGCGGTATTCGCGCGGGATGCCCACGGTCTTGCCCGAAAGGTCCGCCGAGAGGAGCTCCTCCCAGTTGGGCACGGGCATGTCGAGGCTGGTCGCGTCCTTGGGATCGAACCCGGCCATGGCTTCGAGCATGATCGCGCAGTCGCGCGTGTCCCGGGCCATCGGGCCCGCCTGGTCAAGCGAGCTGGCAAAGGCCACGACACCCCAGCGCGAGCAGCGCCCGTAGGTCGGCTTGATGCCGGTGGTGCCGGTGAAGGCGGCGGGCTGGCGGATCGAGCCGCCGGTGTCGGTGCCGGTCGCCGCCGGAGCAAGCCGGGCCGCCACGGCCGCCGAGGAACCACCCGAGGAACCGCCCGGCGCCAGCTGCGCGTTCGAGCCGGCCTTGCGCCAGGGCGAGATCACGTTGCCGAAGTAGCTGGTCTCGTTCGAGGAGCCCATCGCGAACTGGTCAAGGTTGAGCTTGCCCAGCATGCCCGCGCCCGCGTTCCACAGGTTCTGGGACACGGTCGATTCGTACTGCGGCTTGAAGCCCTCGAGGATGTGGCTGGCGGCCGTCGTTTGCACGTCGAAGGTCGCAAAGAGGTCCTTCATGCCGATGGGCACGCCGCCCATCTTGCCAAGGTCCTCGCCCTTCGCGCGCCTGGCGTCGGTGGCCATGGCGGCGTCGAGCGCCTTTTCGGGAGTGGGGACGATGAAGGCGTTCAGGGCCTCCTGCGCGGCCGCGACGTTGGCGTTGAACGCCTCGGCCACTTCCACGGCGGTGAAGTCACCGGCTTTCACGCCGTCGCGGATCTGCGCGACGCCAAGTTCTGTAAGATCGGTCATTGGTTCTCACCTGTCGCCCGGGCGCGGTTGCGCGCCGCAGGGCAGATAGCAAGCGGGCTTCCCGGCTGTGCGGGAAGGACGAAAGGGTGGGCGGATGCCCGCCAGGTCACTCGATGACCTTGGGCACGCCGAAGAAGCCGTGCTCGGCCACCGGCGCGTTGGCGAGGACTTCCGCGCGCTTGCCGCCGCCGGTCAGCGGATCGGCATCGACCACGTCCTCGCGCAGGCGCAGCGTGTTGGGGATCACCGCGGTCATCGGCTCGACATTCGAGGTGTCGACCTCGCCGAGTTGCTCGACCCAGTTGAGGATCCCGTTGAGCTCGGGCACCATCGCCTCCAGCTCACCCTCGGTCACCTTGATGCGGGCAAGGCTCGCGATCTTCGCAACGGTTGCGGTATCGACCGACATGACGTTCCTTTTCGAAGGTTGTTCTCTTCACGGCGGCGAACACGCGCCGCGCAGCAGGCCAAAGCCGCTAGCACCGGCGGGCCCGCGCTTCAAGCGGGAGACAGGCGGAGCCGGAACAGGGGACGCCAGAAGGACACAACCACATCAAGGGGCCATCACCCCTTGCCCCCAAGATGGGCGACCTCACCTTTCTCAGCCAGAGCGGCGCGACAAAGGTGAGCTGAACAGTTCGGGGAGCCCGAGGGCGATGGCCTTCGGAGCACCTTTTTTCCGATTGTTCGGCTTTTGTCACTTTCACCCGTAGGCGATGGAATGGCCTTACTTCTTCGGCTCTTCCCTGGCTTCCCCCTGCGCCGCCTCGATGCGCGCCCTGGCGGCGGCTTCCTGCTCGGCGCGGATCGCGGCCATCATCTCGCGGATTTCGTGCGGGGTCTTGTAGTCGATCAGCTCGACTTCGAAGATGAGCTTGGAATTGGGGGGGATCGGGCCGGACTGGCGCGCCCCGTAGCCCAGTTCGGGCGGGATGGTCAGGCGGTAGCGCCCGCCGCGCTTCATCTGCATGAGCCCTTGCGCAAAGCCGGGGACGACGCCGTTGAGGTCCATCGGCACGCGCTCGTTGGCATCGAACACGGTGCCATCGGTCAGCATGCCCTTGTAGTTGACGAGCACGAAGGAGCCGGCGGGCGGCGGATCGCCCTCGCCGTCCTTCAGTGTCTCGACGACGACTTGGGGTTCGGCTTCCTCGGGGGGAACCGGGGTGGTCGCGGCCTCCTGGGCCCGCACCGCCGCACCGCCGGCCGGAACGAACAAGACCGCCGCGGCCAGGGCGGCCACAGCGGTCGTGATGCTCTTCATCGCGGGAAGCTCCGACTTACTCGGAGGGAGCCTCAGGCGCGCCCGGAGCGCCGCCCTGCATCTGCTGCATCTGCATCATCTGCTGCATCATGCGCTGCTGCTGTTCGATTTCGGCCTTGCTGCGGAAGTCGAGCAGCTCGATCTCGAAGGTGAGGTCGGTGTTGGGTGCGATCTCGCCCTGGCCCTTGTCGCCGTAGGCCAGCTCGGAGGGGATATCGACGGTGTACTTGCCGCCCGCCTGCATCTTCTGCAGCGCGGTCGAGAAGCCGGGGATCACGCCGGTCAGTTCCATGGGAACCTGCTTGGCCTCGTCGAAGACCTTGCCGTCGGGAAGCGTGCCCTTGTAGTTGATGAGCACCATGTCCTCGGTCGTCGGCGAGGGGCCGTGGCCTTTGGTCAGGGTCTTGACGTGAACCTGCGCGGGCATCGCGGCATAGGCAACGCCAACGCCGGCCAGCGCGAGAGCAAGCGCGCCCACCCAGATCTTCGACAGGGAGCCCTTCTTGACGGGCTGGAGCGGGACGCGGGTGATCTCAGTCATCGTATCGTGTGGCCTCGTGACGAATGTGTGCCGCAGACTCGGCACATGTGCGCAGATAGCGCCCCCAAGCCTCTGCGCAAAGCCACCTTTTTGAGGGGTTGCCAGATGCACCAAGGGCGCGAACCGGTTACGGTCGCGCCCTCATGGCTCAAGCGGCCCCGGCATTCAAGTCCAAGGCCTGTATCGAGGTGCCCGAACGCGCACCCGATGGTGCACGTTCGGCAAACGCCGTCTTACTTGACGCCGTCACGCTCCATGCGCTTGCGCTCCAGCTTGCGGGCGCGACGCACGGCAGCGGCCTTTTCGCGGGCGCGCTTTTCCGACGGCTTCTCGAAGTGGCGACGCAGCTTCATTTCGCGGTAGACGCCTTCACGCTGCAGCTTCTTCTTGAGCGCACGAAGGGCCTGGTCAACATTGTTGTCGCGAACCATGATCTGCATAAAACTACCACACCTCAAAAATACGAACGAAGCCCGCCCCACACCTCCTACATGGCGAGACGAACCGCGAATCAAATGGAACCAAAAGCGCCGAATCCCGCTAAAGGTCCGACTGGGTTGGTGGCGCCAATATCAAAGTGACGCGCCCAAGACAACCCAAAGACTCCCCAAAACGCCCGAAACCGCCAATAACGGCGCTTTACCCGCCCCCGAAGCGGGGCAAGCAGCGATTGGAAATTGCGCGAATCGCGGGTAAGGCGGGCCTCTATGCCCCAACCATCCTTCCTTGCCGCCTCGCTTTACGTGGCGCTGGGCGGCGGAACCGGCGCCTGGCTGCGGTTTCTCGTCGGCCGCGCCTGGACTGCCGCGCTCGGCCCCGCGCGCGCGGGAGTCTTTCCCTACGGCACGCTCACCGTGAATGTGCTGGGCTCGCTCTTCATGGGACTCCTCATCGGCGCACTTGCACGCTATGGGAGCCACGGCGAAGGCACCCGGCTGTTCATCGCAGTCGGCCTGCTCGGGGGGTTCACCACTTTCTCCTCGTTCAGCCTCGACTTCATCACCATTCTCGAGCGCGGGCAACCTGGCCTTGCCGCGCTCTATGTCGGCGCCTCGCTGCTTGCAGGGTTCGCCGGATTGTTTCTGGGCCTCCTTATCATGCGGAGCATCTAATTCATGGCCGGTAACGACGACATCGTCCGCCAGTTCACCGTCGGCCACGACGACGAGGGCGTACGCCTCGACCGCTGGTTCAAGCGCCACCTGCCCAAGGTCGGCTTCGCGATGGTCTCGCGCTGGGCGCGCACCGGCCAGATCCGCGTCGACGGCAAGCGCGCGGACGTGGACACGCGCCTCACCGCAGGCCAGGTCCTGCGCGTACCGCCCGGCGGCGAGGCCCGGCCCGGCGGCCAGGCGCCCCGCCCCAAGCGCGAGCTGACCGAAGAGGAACTCGAACTCGCCGACCAGATGGTGCTGACGCAGGACCGCGCCGCCATCGTCCTCAACAAGCCGCCGGGCCTTGCCACGCAGGGCGGCTCGGGCATGAAGCAGCACGTCGACGGCCTGCTCGACGCCTATGCCCCCGACGGCCCTCGCCCGCGTCTTGTCCACCGCCTCGACAAGGACACCTCGGGCGTCCTGCTCATCGCGCGCACGCCGGGCAGCGCCGCCTACTTTTCCAAGCGCTTTTCGGGGCGCTCGGCGCAGAAGATCTACTGGGCGCTCGTCATGGGCGTGCCCAACATCGATGATGGCATGATCGAACTGCCGCTCGCCAAGCAGCCGGGCACCGGCGGCGAGAAGATGCACGTCGATGAGGAAAACGGCCAGAGCGCGCGCACCCGCTTCCGCGTGCTTGACCGCGCGGGCAACCGCGCCGCCTGGGTCGAACTGCACCCGCTCACGGGCCGCACCCACCAGCTGCGCGTCCACATGGCCGCGATCGGCCACCCGATCGTGGGCGATGGCAAGTACGGCGGGCAGGACGCGTTCCTGTCGGGCACGATCAGCCGCAAGATGCACCTGCACGCACGCCGCCTCATCATCGAGCACCCCGACGGCGCTCCGCTCGACGTCACCGCACCGCTGCCCGAGCACTTTGCCAATTCCATGGAGAACCTGGGCTTCGACGAGGCCGACGGCGCCGAGCTGCCCCCCGGCCCCGCCCCCATCACCAAGGAAGATGAGAAGCGCGCCGCCAAGCAGCACTCCAAGCAGATCCGCAAGGAGCGCCGGGGTGAGCGCCGCACGCGCACGACCGGCCGTTCGGAGGAAGGCGGCCGGGGCCCGCGCGCCGGTGGCGGCAAGGGAAAGACGCCGGGCAAGGGCCTGCACAAGGGCCCTCCGGGCACCCGCGTGCCCAAGAAGTCCGGCCCCAAGAAGTCCGGCCCCAAGAAGGGCAAGGGCAGCCCCGTGCCCAAGGGCAAGGCGCCCAAGCGCTAAGGCCCAGGTTCTGAGCCCAAGTGCCAAGGCCCAAGTCCTAAGGAAGGAAACGCGCTGATGAAACTGGCGGTCTTCGATTGCGATGGCACCCTGATCGACGGGCAGGCCGCGATCTGCGAGGCTATGGAGGCCACCTTCGCCGCGCATGATCTGACAGCGCCGCCGCGCGCCACGATCCGCCGCGCGGTCGGCCTCTCGCTGCCCCAGGCGATGCGCGCGCTGCTCCCCGAAAGCGACGGCGAGCAGCAGCACGCCATGGCCGAGACCTACAAGCAGGCGTTCCGCCAGGCCCGCACCGAGGGCCGCGTCTCGCAACCGCTCTTCGAGGGCATCCGCGAGACGCTCGAAGCGCTCAAGGCGGCGGGCTGGACGCTGGCGGTGGCCACCGGCATGTCCGACCGCGGCCTTGCCCATTGCCTTGCCAACAACGGCATCGCCGAGCTCTTCGTCAGCCTCCAGACCGCCGACCGCCACCCCTCCAAGCCGCACCCCGCGATGCTGGAAGAGGCCATGTTCGAGGCGGGCGCCAACGCCGAGCAGACCGTGATGATCGGCGACACCGCCTACGACATGGAGATGGCGAAAGCCGCCTGGGTGCGCGGCGTGGGGGTCGACTGGGGCTACCACCATCCCGAGGAGCTGATGAAGGCGGGCGCGGAATTCGTCGCCGAAACGCCTGACCAGCTGCGCGCGCACCTGCTGGCATGAGCGCGCCCCCGCCCGCCCCCTCCGGCGCGCCCGATCCCGCCGCCAGGCGCTTCTTCATCATCCAGGCCGTGCGCCTCCTGGGTGTCGCCTGCGTGGTCGTGGGCATCCTCATCGCCAAGGGCGGGCTCTTTGCCCCCGCCCCTCCGGCGCTGGGCTATGTCCTTGTCGCCAATGGCCTTGTCGACCTCTTCCTCATCCCCGCCCTCCTCGCCCGCAAGTGGCGCAGCCGACCGGGCGACCAACCAGAGAGCTGAAGTTTCGTGAAACGTTTCTACAAGGAAGTGACCGCCACCCCGCTCGAGGACGGCTCGGGCTGGTGCGTGCGCCTCGATGGCCGCGCGATCAAGACGGCCGGCGGCCGCCCGCAGGTCGTGCCCAGCCAGGCGCTGGCCGAGGTGCTCGCCGCCGAGTGGGCCGCGCAAGGCGAAGAGATCGACACCGCCCGCTTCGTCACGCGCGACCTTGTCGACTTCGCGCTCGACGCCGTGGCGCCCCAGCGCGAGACCGTGCTCACCGAGCTGCTGCCCTACGCCGAGACCGACACGCTGTGCTACCGGGCCGATCCCGACGAGGCGCTCTACAAGCGCCAGCTCGCGGTGTGGGAGCCGATCCTCACCGCCACCGAAGAGCGCCTGGGCGTGCGCTTTGCGCGTATTTCCGGGATCATGCACCGTGCCCACCCGGAGGAAACCCTCAGCCGGATCGCCGAGGAACTGGCGCGCCACGATGCCTTCACCCTCGCCGCGCTCAAGATGATGGCAAGCCTGGCGGCTTCGCTCATCATCGCGCTCGCCGCGCTGGAGGAAGAGGCCGATGCCGCCGCGCTGTGGCAGGCGGCAAACCTCGAAGAAGACTGGCAGGTGGAACTGTGGGGCGAGGACGCCGAGGCGGCCGAGAACCGCGCCGCGCGCCTTGCCGCCTTCGAACTCGCCATGCGCGTCGCCAAGCTCGCAAGGGCGCACTGATCGCGGGGCCTTGCTCCCCTGCCCGGCGCGCATGAAGATCGTCTTCAGCCGCAAGGGCTTCGACACCACGGCGGGCGGGGTTCCCTCGCCCATCGTGGACGGCGCGCCTGTCTCGCTCCCGATCCCGACGCCGGGCCGCTCGGTCACGACCTATGCGCAGCGGGGCCTGGGCCATCTGGTCGAAGAGGTAACGCGCGGGCGCCTGGCCGCCGATGCGCTGTGCCATGACGACCCGATGTTCGGCCGCTCCCCGCAGGGTGAGGCGCTGTGCTGGTTCGGGCAGTTCGGGGCCGCGCAAGGGCATCTGGCGAAGCACGGCGTCGGGGTGGGCGACCATTTCCTCTTCTTCGGCCTCTTCGCCGACCCGGAGACGGGCGAGCGCCACCACCGCATTTTTGCCCATATGCAGGTGCGCATGACAGGCAGCCCTCAGGAGCTGCGCGCCCGGCCCGACTGGCCCGAACCACCGCTCCCCCACCCCCATGAGATCGGGGAATGGAGCGCCAATAACAGCTTG is drawn from Novosphingobium decolorationis and contains these coding sequences:
- the gatA gene encoding Asp-tRNA(Asn)/Glu-tRNA(Gln) amidotransferase subunit GatA; protein product: MTDLTELGVAQIRDGVKAGDFTAVEVAEAFNANVAAAQEALNAFIVPTPEKALDAAMATDARRAKGEDLGKMGGVPIGMKDLFATFDVQTTAASHILEGFKPQYESTVSQNLWNAGAGMLGKLNLDQFAMGSSNETSYFGNVISPWRKAGSNAQLAPGGSSGGSSAAVAARLAPAATGTDTGGSIRQPAAFTGTTGIKPTYGRCSRWGVVAFASSLDQAGPMARDTRDCAIMLEAMAGFDPKDATSLDMPVPNWEELLSADLSGKTVGIPREYRMDGMDAEIVALWDQGVAWLKDAGAKVIDISLPHTKYALPTYYIIAPAEASSNLARYDGVRYGLRDLPEGANLQDMYAATRAAGFGDEVKRRILIGTYVLSAGFYDAYYTQAQKVRTLISQDFQKAFEECDVILAPTTPTPAFALGENVDDPLSMYLNDVFSVPASLAGLPAMSVPAGLSKDGLPLGLQIIGKAFDEQGVLNAGLALEQRAQFTAKPEKWW
- the gatC gene encoding Asp-tRNA(Asn)/Glu-tRNA(Gln) amidotransferase subunit GatC; the encoded protein is MSVDTATVAKIASLARIKVTEGELEAMVPELNGILNWVEQLGEVDTSNVEPMTAVIPNTLRLREDVVDADPLTGGGKRAEVLANAPVAEHGFFGVPKVIE
- a CDS encoding FKBP-type peptidyl-prolyl cis-trans isomerase encodes the protein MKSITTAVAALAAAVLFVPAGGAAVRAQEAATTPVPPEEAEPQVVVETLKDGEGDPPPAGSFVLVNYKGMLTDGTVFDANERVPMDLNGVVPGFAQGLMQMKRGGRYRLTIPPELGYGARQSGPIPPNSKLIFEVELIDYKTPHEIREMMAAIRAEQEAAARARIEAAQGEAREEPKK
- a CDS encoding FKBP-type peptidyl-prolyl cis-trans isomerase, with translation MTEITRVPLQPVKKGSLSKIWVGALALALAGVGVAYAAMPAQVHVKTLTKGHGPSPTTEDMVLINYKGTLPDGKVFDEAKQVPMELTGVIPGFSTALQKMQAGGKYTVDIPSELAYGDKGQGEIAPNTDLTFEIELLDFRSKAEIEQQQRMMQQMMQMQQMQGGAPGAPEAPSE
- the rpsU gene encoding 30S ribosomal protein S21; the protein is MQIMVRDNNVDQALRALKKKLQREGVYREMKLRRHFEKPSEKRAREKAAAVRRARKLERKRMERDGVK
- the crcB gene encoding fluoride efflux transporter CrcB, which codes for MPQPSFLAASLYVALGGGTGAWLRFLVGRAWTAALGPARAGVFPYGTLTVNVLGSLFMGLLIGALARYGSHGEGTRLFIAVGLLGGFTTFSSFSLDFITILERGQPGLAALYVGASLLAGFAGLFLGLLIMRSI
- a CDS encoding RluA family pseudouridine synthase; the encoded protein is MAGNDDIVRQFTVGHDDEGVRLDRWFKRHLPKVGFAMVSRWARTGQIRVDGKRADVDTRLTAGQVLRVPPGGEARPGGQAPRPKRELTEEELELADQMVLTQDRAAIVLNKPPGLATQGGSGMKQHVDGLLDAYAPDGPRPRLVHRLDKDTSGVLLIARTPGSAAYFSKRFSGRSAQKIYWALVMGVPNIDDGMIELPLAKQPGTGGEKMHVDEENGQSARTRFRVLDRAGNRAAWVELHPLTGRTHQLRVHMAAIGHPIVGDGKYGGQDAFLSGTISRKMHLHARRLIIEHPDGAPLDVTAPLPEHFANSMENLGFDEADGAELPPGPAPITKEDEKRAAKQHSKQIRKERRGERRTRTTGRSEEGGRGPRAGGGKGKTPGKGLHKGPPGTRVPKKSGPKKSGPKKGKGSPVPKGKAPKR
- a CDS encoding HAD-IA family hydrolase → MKLAVFDCDGTLIDGQAAICEAMEATFAAHDLTAPPRATIRRAVGLSLPQAMRALLPESDGEQQHAMAETYKQAFRQARTEGRVSQPLFEGIRETLEALKAAGWTLAVATGMSDRGLAHCLANNGIAELFVSLQTADRHPSKPHPAMLEEAMFEAGANAEQTVMIGDTAYDMEMAKAAWVRGVGVDWGYHHPEELMKAGAEFVAETPDQLRAHLLA
- a CDS encoding ATP12 family protein is translated as MKRFYKEVTATPLEDGSGWCVRLDGRAIKTAGGRPQVVPSQALAEVLAAEWAAQGEEIDTARFVTRDLVDFALDAVAPQRETVLTELLPYAETDTLCYRADPDEALYKRQLAVWEPILTATEERLGVRFARISGIMHRAHPEETLSRIAEELARHDAFTLAALKMMASLAASLIIALAALEEEADAAALWQAANLEEDWQVELWGEDAEAAENRAARLAAFELAMRVAKLARAH